One genomic region from Jiangella sp. DSM 45060 encodes:
- a CDS encoding type IV toxin-antitoxin system AbiEi family antitoxin domain-containing protein has translation MKSGDALRVLAELSSSQWGMVTSAQAGRLGLTRLDLSRLAEAGHLTRLAHGVYRDAGAPGDEFEDLRAAWLGTNPGRFAEERLGEPAAEVVISGASSARLHGIGDLPADRHEFSSPDRRQTQRTEIRYRQRSLDARDVTIVAGLPVTTIELTIADLVEARTDLSIVADALRDASGRRRIDVVRLQALLAPLAARQGMRKGDGAALLARLLEIAGLDLDSLAREIATSPLGARVAAKYVGALGEDGVEKLLGTPEMRQTMRAISDSIGASLARALAPQLEQFNASSRTTLATLLNATGFDDSARRLSEQLVSSEAVLSLSRSWAKTFSQSVVFDPEMIATVRAARQATTDE, from the coding sequence ATGAAGTCGGGTGATGCCCTGCGTGTGCTTGCTGAGCTGTCGTCCTCCCAATGGGGGATGGTCACGTCGGCCCAAGCCGGCAGGCTCGGGCTCACGCGGCTGGACCTTTCGCGGCTGGCTGAGGCTGGGCACCTGACCCGACTCGCACATGGCGTCTATCGCGATGCCGGTGCTCCCGGAGACGAGTTCGAGGACCTGCGGGCCGCCTGGCTCGGCACCAACCCCGGCAGGTTCGCTGAGGAACGTCTCGGCGAACCCGCAGCTGAGGTCGTCATTAGTGGAGCATCATCGGCGCGTCTTCATGGGATCGGCGATCTGCCCGCCGATCGTCACGAGTTCAGTTCGCCGGACAGGCGGCAGACCCAACGCACTGAGATCCGCTACCGACAGCGGAGCCTCGACGCGAGGGATGTCACGATCGTTGCCGGACTTCCGGTGACGACGATCGAGCTGACGATCGCCGACCTCGTGGAGGCGCGTACCGATCTCAGCATCGTTGCCGATGCCCTTCGCGATGCATCCGGGAGGCGTCGGATCGATGTCGTCCGACTGCAGGCTCTGCTCGCGCCACTTGCCGCACGGCAAGGCATGCGCAAGGGCGACGGCGCCGCGCTGCTGGCACGTCTTCTGGAGATCGCCGGTCTCGACCTCGACTCGCTTGCACGGGAGATCGCCACGTCGCCGCTGGGCGCCCGCGTGGCGGCCAAGTACGTCGGTGCGCTCGGCGAGGACGGCGTCGAGAAGCTACTCGGCACGCCCGAGATGCGGCAGACCATGCGTGCCATCAGCGATTCCATCGGGGCATCGCTCGCTCGTGCGCTCGCCCCGCAGCTGGAACAGTTCAACGCTTCCTCGAGGACCACGCTCGCGACGCTGCTGAACGCCACTGGTTTCGATGACTCGGCGCGTCGGCTGTCGGAGCAACTCGTCAGCAGCGAAGCCGTTCTATCACTCAGCCGAAGCTGGGCGAAGACCTTCAGCCAGAGCGTTGTATTTGACCCCGAGATGATCGCCACTGTCCGCGCCGCGCGGCAGGCCACCACCGATGAGTGA
- a CDS encoding RNA methyltransferase — protein sequence MRVVERRNATFQQWQALLTNRSKRQSSGELLVQGVRPITLAAAAGVPFVSLLFDGRPRPSSWAAELMASGVAPVVRVAPELLAELGERSDGAPELLAVVRRPSDSLARLPAVASPLVVVFDRPSSPGNVGSLVRSADALGAHAVVVAGHAADPWDPQSVRASTGSVFTIPVLRLPGPAPLLSWAASAAATIVGTDETGTVELAGAPLAGAAVVVIGNETTGMSRAWRDACDVVARIPMTGGASSLNAAAAGAVVLYEALRQRS from the coding sequence GTGAGGGTGGTCGAACGGCGCAACGCCACGTTCCAGCAGTGGCAGGCGCTGCTGACCAACCGGTCGAAGCGGCAGTCCAGCGGCGAACTGCTGGTCCAGGGCGTGCGGCCGATCACGCTGGCCGCCGCGGCCGGGGTGCCGTTCGTGTCGCTGCTGTTCGACGGCCGGCCGCGGCCCTCGTCGTGGGCGGCCGAGTTGATGGCGTCCGGTGTGGCGCCGGTCGTCCGGGTGGCGCCGGAGCTGCTGGCCGAGCTGGGTGAGCGCTCCGACGGCGCGCCCGAGCTGCTCGCCGTCGTCCGCCGTCCCTCCGATTCCCTCGCCCGGTTGCCCGCGGTGGCGTCGCCGCTGGTCGTGGTGTTCGACCGGCCGTCGTCGCCCGGCAATGTCGGGTCGCTCGTGCGGTCGGCGGACGCGCTGGGCGCGCACGCCGTCGTGGTGGCGGGGCATGCGGCGGACCCGTGGGACCCGCAGTCGGTGCGGGCCAGCACCGGGTCGGTGTTCACCATCCCGGTGCTGCGGCTGCCCGGGCCGGCGCCGCTGCTGTCCTGGGCCGCTTCCGCCGCAGCGACGATCGTCGGCACCGACGAGACGGGGACGGTGGAGCTGGCGGGCGCCCCGCTGGCCGGCGCCGCCGTCGTCGTGATCGGCAACGAGACCACCGGCATGAGCCGCGCCTGGCGCGACGCCTGCGACGTCGTCGCCCGCATCCCCATGACCGGCGGCGCCAGCTCCCTCAACGCGGCCGCCGCCGGCGCCGTCGTGCTCTACGAGGCGTTGCGCCAGCGCTCGTAA
- a CDS encoding acyl-CoA dehydrogenase family protein, producing the protein MSVERMLPTPEAVDLIGLVRDIAERELRPRAAAAEEAGEYPRDLVRTLGRIGLLGLPYEEAYGGAAQPYEVYLQVLEELAERWATVALTVSVHTLSCWPLATHGTVEQRKRWLPDLIGGELLGAYCLSEPQAGSDAAALTTRAVRDGDTYVLTGTKAWITHGGIADFYTVFARTSDDGSRGISCFLVPADLPGLSFGAPERKMGLTASPTTIVNLDGVRVPAERRIGREGDGFGIALEALNSGRLGVTAVATGLAEAALQAAVEYAREREQFGKPIIDHQGLGFLLADMAAAVESARALYVVAARRRDASMPFRHQASVAKLVATDNAMQVTTDAVQVLGGAGYTRDHPVERYFREAKVMQIFEGTNQIQRLVISRELRSSG; encoded by the coding sequence GTGTCCGTGGAGCGCATGCTGCCCACGCCCGAGGCCGTCGACCTGATCGGCCTGGTTCGCGATATCGCCGAGCGCGAGCTGCGCCCGCGCGCGGCCGCGGCGGAGGAGGCGGGCGAGTACCCGCGCGACCTCGTCCGCACGCTGGGTCGCATCGGCCTGCTCGGCCTGCCCTACGAGGAGGCCTACGGCGGCGCCGCCCAGCCGTACGAGGTGTACCTCCAGGTCCTGGAGGAGCTGGCGGAGCGGTGGGCCACCGTCGCGCTCACCGTCAGCGTGCACACGCTGTCCTGCTGGCCGCTGGCCACGCACGGCACCGTCGAGCAGCGCAAGCGCTGGCTGCCCGACCTCATCGGCGGCGAGCTGCTGGGCGCGTACTGCCTGTCCGAGCCGCAGGCCGGCTCCGACGCGGCCGCGCTGACCACGCGCGCGGTCCGCGACGGCGACACGTACGTGCTGACCGGCACGAAGGCGTGGATCACGCACGGCGGCATCGCCGACTTCTACACCGTGTTCGCCCGCACCTCCGACGACGGGTCGCGCGGCATCTCGTGCTTCCTGGTGCCGGCCGACCTTCCCGGGCTGTCCTTCGGCGCGCCGGAGAGGAAGATGGGGCTGACCGCGTCGCCCACCACCATCGTCAACCTCGACGGCGTCCGGGTGCCGGCCGAGCGGCGCATCGGCCGCGAGGGCGACGGCTTCGGCATCGCGCTCGAGGCGCTGAACTCCGGCCGGCTCGGCGTCACCGCCGTCGCGACGGGACTCGCCGAGGCCGCGCTGCAGGCCGCCGTCGAGTACGCCCGTGAGCGGGAGCAATTCGGCAAGCCGATCATCGACCACCAGGGGCTCGGGTTCCTGCTCGCCGACATGGCGGCCGCGGTCGAGTCGGCCCGGGCGCTGTACGTCGTCGCGGCCCGCCGCCGCGACGCGTCGATGCCGTTCCGGCACCAGGCGTCGGTGGCCAAGCTGGTCGCGACCGACAACGCCATGCAGGTCACCACCGATGCCGTCCAGGTGCTCGGCGGCGCCGGGTACACCCGCGACCACCCGGTCGAACGGTACTTCCGCGAGGCCAAGGTCATGCAGATCTTCGAGGGCACCAACCAGATCCAGCGGCTGGTCATCTCGCGCGAGCTGCGGTCGTCCGGGTGA
- the rlmB gene encoding 23S rRNA (guanosine(2251)-2'-O)-methyltransferase RlmB, which translates to MAGNSQRRGAMRKTGTKKGMVVGSGGQRRKALKGKGPTPKAEDRPAHPASRKAAAARKAAEKSGAVRRGGTGRPGAAETVAGRNAVVEALRAEVPVKALYVAERIDSDDRVREVLKLAAERGLPLLESPRSELDRLTGGAVHQGLALTLPPYDYADPADLVTAAFDAGEVPLVVALDGVTDPRNLGAVVRSAAAFGAHGVVVPERRSAGMTAGAWKTSAGAAARLPVAKATNLARALRAYQEAGLFVVGLDGSGDTDIAAARALDQPLCLVVGSEGTGMSRIVTETCDLVVRIPIVSGVESLNAGVAAGVALYEVTRARSVGEAR; encoded by the coding sequence ATGGCCGGCAACTCCCAGCGCCGCGGCGCCATGCGCAAGACCGGCACCAAGAAGGGCATGGTCGTCGGCTCCGGCGGGCAGCGGCGCAAGGCGCTCAAGGGCAAGGGCCCCACGCCGAAGGCCGAGGACCGCCCCGCCCACCCGGCGTCGCGCAAGGCCGCCGCGGCCCGGAAGGCGGCCGAGAAGTCCGGCGCTGTGCGCCGTGGCGGCACCGGGCGGCCCGGCGCCGCCGAGACCGTCGCCGGGCGCAACGCCGTCGTCGAGGCGCTGCGGGCCGAGGTGCCGGTGAAGGCGCTCTACGTGGCCGAGCGCATCGACAGCGACGACCGCGTCCGCGAGGTGCTGAAGCTCGCCGCCGAGCGGGGCCTGCCGCTGCTCGAGTCGCCTCGCTCCGAGCTCGACCGCCTCACCGGCGGCGCCGTGCACCAGGGGCTGGCGCTGACGCTGCCGCCGTACGACTACGCCGACCCCGCCGACCTCGTCACCGCCGCGTTCGACGCCGGCGAGGTGCCGCTCGTCGTCGCGCTCGACGGCGTCACCGACCCCCGCAACCTCGGCGCCGTCGTCCGCTCGGCCGCCGCGTTCGGCGCCCACGGCGTCGTCGTGCCCGAGCGGCGCAGCGCCGGCATGACGGCCGGCGCCTGGAAGACCTCCGCCGGCGCGGCCGCCCGGCTGCCCGTCGCGAAGGCCACCAACCTGGCCCGCGCGCTGCGCGCGTACCAGGAGGCCGGGCTGTTCGTCGTCGGGCTCGACGGCTCCGGCGACACCGACATCGCCGCCGCCCGTGCGCTCGACCAGCCGCTGTGCCTGGTGGTCGGGTCCGAGGGCACCGGCATGTCGCGCATCGTCACCGAGACCTGCGACCTGGTCGTGCGCATCCCCATCGTGAGCGGCGTCGAATCGCTCAACGCGGGCGTCGCGGCCGGGGTCGCGCTCTACGAGGTCACCCGCGCCAGGAGCGTCGGCGAGGCACGGTAG
- the cysS gene encoding cysteine--tRNA ligase, protein MSLRLYDTASSEIHDFVPVTPGKVGIYHCGLTVQGPPHIGHIRKEVVFDVLRRWFEHNGYEVTIVANVTDIDDKILTKSAEAGRPWWAWAYENERALDAAYEVLGCLPASYQPRATGHIPEMVELMDELIERGHAYASADGSGDVYFDVRSWPSYGELSGQKIDEMEPAADADPRGKRDPRDFALWKGHKPGEPPTASWPTPFGRGRPGWHLECSAMAGKYLGAEFDIHGGGIDLRFPHHENELAQSRAAGRGFARTWMHNGWVTTAGEKMSKSLGNSLLVADVVQRIRPIELRYYLAAPHYRSHVEFSEEALAEAAAAFRRIEGYVVRASEVTTDVQPAADVPAAFRAAMDDDLSVPQALAVLFDTVREGNTLLTSGERVELRANLASVRAMLGVLGLDPLAEPWLGLGTVGSGGDRLRGAVDVLVHTVLEQRQRAREDRDFATADALRDRLKAAGIVVEDNPDGTRWQLADEPGDLGGND, encoded by the coding sequence GTGAGTCTTCGCCTGTACGACACCGCCAGCAGTGAGATCCACGACTTCGTCCCGGTGACGCCGGGCAAGGTCGGGATCTACCACTGTGGGCTGACCGTGCAGGGACCGCCGCACATCGGCCACATCCGCAAGGAAGTCGTGTTCGACGTGCTGCGGCGCTGGTTCGAGCACAACGGGTACGAGGTCACCATCGTGGCCAACGTCACCGACATCGACGACAAGATCCTCACCAAGTCGGCCGAGGCGGGACGTCCGTGGTGGGCGTGGGCGTACGAGAACGAGCGCGCGCTCGACGCCGCCTACGAGGTGCTCGGCTGCCTGCCGGCCAGCTACCAGCCGCGGGCCACCGGGCACATCCCCGAGATGGTCGAGCTGATGGACGAGCTGATCGAGCGCGGCCACGCCTACGCGTCCGCGGACGGCTCCGGCGACGTCTACTTCGACGTGCGCTCGTGGCCGTCGTACGGCGAGCTGTCCGGCCAGAAGATCGACGAGATGGAGCCGGCCGCCGACGCCGACCCGCGGGGCAAGCGCGACCCCCGCGACTTCGCGCTGTGGAAGGGGCACAAGCCCGGCGAGCCGCCCACGGCGTCGTGGCCCACGCCGTTCGGTCGCGGCCGGCCCGGCTGGCACCTGGAGTGCTCGGCCATGGCCGGCAAGTATCTCGGCGCCGAGTTCGACATCCACGGCGGCGGCATCGACCTGCGCTTCCCGCACCACGAGAACGAGCTGGCCCAGTCGCGCGCGGCCGGGCGCGGGTTCGCCCGCACCTGGATGCACAACGGCTGGGTCACCACGGCCGGCGAGAAGATGAGCAAGTCGCTCGGCAACTCGCTGCTGGTCGCCGACGTCGTGCAGCGCATCCGGCCGATCGAGCTGCGCTACTACCTCGCCGCGCCGCACTACCGCAGCCACGTCGAGTTCTCCGAGGAGGCGCTGGCCGAGGCGGCCGCGGCGTTCCGGCGCATCGAGGGCTACGTCGTCCGGGCGTCCGAGGTGACCACCGACGTTCAGCCGGCCGCCGACGTCCCCGCGGCGTTCCGGGCCGCCATGGACGACGACCTCTCCGTGCCGCAGGCGCTGGCGGTGCTGTTCGACACCGTTCGCGAGGGCAACACGCTGCTGACGTCCGGCGAGCGGGTCGAGCTGCGGGCCAATCTCGCGTCGGTTCGGGCCATGCTCGGCGTGCTGGGCCTCGACCCGCTGGCCGAGCCGTGGCTGGGCCTCGGTACGGTCGGCAGCGGCGGCGACCGCCTGCGCGGCGCGGTCGACGTCCTCGTCCACACCGTGCTGGAGCAGCGTCAGCGGGCCCGCGAGGATCGCGACTTCGCCACCGCCGACGCATTGCGTGACCGGCTCAAGGCGGCCGGCATCGTCGTCGAGGACAACCCCGACGGCACTCGCTGGCAACTCGCCGACGAGCCAGGCGACCTCGGAGGCAATGACTGA